From Piliocolobus tephrosceles isolate RC106 chromosome 16, ASM277652v3, whole genome shotgun sequence, the proteins below share one genomic window:
- the C1QL1 gene encoding C1q-related factor: MLLVLVVLIPVLVSSGGPDGHYEMLGTCRMVCDPYPARGPGAGARPDGGDALSEQSGAPPPSTLVQGPQGKPGRTGKPGPPGPPGDPGPPGPVGPPGEKGEPGKPGPPGLPGAGGSGAISTATYTTVPRVAFYAGLKNPHEGYEVLKFDDVVTNLGNNYDAASGKFTCNIPGTYFFTYHVLMRGGDGTSMWADLCKNGQVRASAIAQDADQNYDYASNSVILHLDAGDEVFIKLDGGKAHGGNSNKYSTFSGFIIYSD; the protein is encoded by the exons ATGCTGCTGGTGCTGGTGGTGCTCATTCCCGTGCTGGTGAGCTCCGGCGGCCCGGACGGCCACTATGAGATGCTGGGTACCTGCCGCATGGTGTGCGACCCCTACCCCGCGCGGGGCCCCGGCGCCGGCGCGCGGCCCGACGGCGGCGACGCCCTGAGCGAGCAGAGCGGCGCGCCTCCGCCTTCCACGCTGGTGCAGGGCCCCCAGGGGAAGCCGGGCCGCACCGGCAAGCCCGGCCCTCCGGGGCCTCCCGGGGACCCAGGTCCTCCCGGCCCTGTGGGGCCTCCGGGGGAGAAGGGTGAGCCAGGCAAGCCGGGCCCTCCGGGTCTGCCGGGCGCGGGAGGCAGCGGCGCCATCAGCACGGCCACCTACACCACAGTGCCGCGCGTTGCCTTCTACGCCGGCCTCAAGAACCCCCACGAGGGTTACGAGGTGCTCAAGTTTGACGACGTGGtcaccaacctaggcaacaactACGACGCGGCCAGCGGCAAGTTTACGTGCAACATTCCCGGCACCTACTTTTTCACCTACCATGTCCTCATGCGCGGCGGCGACGGCACCAGTATGTGGGCAGACCTCTGCAAGAATGGCCAG GTGCGGGCCAGTGCTATTGCCCAGGACGCGGATCAGAACTATGACTACGCCAGCAACAGCGTGATCTTGCACCTGGACGCCGGCGACGAGGTCTTCATCAAGCTCGATGGAGGCAAAGCACACGGCGGCAACAGCAACAAATACAGCACGTTCTCTGGCTTCATCATCTACTCCGACTGA